The genomic segment GTAAAAAGCCACCTGCTAATTCCCGAGCATTCGGGTGCAGGTGGCTTTCTTTTGTGAAAGCTGTCTGTCTATTATTTCAGAGTCTCGTCAATTGCTTGCCAGATCTCCGGCACCTCAAAGCCTCGGCGCCAAGAAGCTGCGCCCGCCAAGTCGTACTTATTGACGATCTCCATGCGCTTCTTCATAGAAGTTACATCTTCTATCCACATTTTATAGACGTTGCCATCTTTCGGGTCTTTGTACTCCACGTAATGTTGACCTGAAGCTTCATCCAGAACTGGCGTCAGCTTGCGTTCGTTGATCCACTCCTGCGCTTTCGTCATGGAATAAGCTTTGGAGCTCACCTTCACAGTGCCATCAGCCTGCTTGGCTTCTGTCCACAAGCGTGTGTAGAAAGGTACACCTAACAGCAGCTTTTCATTAGGGACTTCTTCCAAAACTCCTTGCAAGCCTCGCTCCACCCACGGCAATGATGCGACAGAACCAGCTTTTGGACTCGCTGCCCAATGCTCATCATACGTCATCACCGCAACATAATCGACGACTTCGGCCAAAGCTTTCCGATCCAGGAACATGGACCATTGCTTAGCGTTTGACTTGATCGTCACATCGATGGAAACAGTTAGTCCTTGCTGATGGAGATACGGCGTCAGCTCCCGAACAAACTGTACGAGCTCCTCTTTTTCTTCTAAATATACGTTCTCAAAATCGATGTTGATGCCATCGAGATCATAAAGATGGGCGTAGTACAGGAGTTGGGCAATTAACTTATCTCGCTTGTCATAGCTACTGAGAACAGACTTGGTCCAATCTGGATTAAAGCCATTTGTAACTAGACCCCAAACCTTGTAGCCCCTCTTATGGGCCCATTTGACGTACGCAGGATCAGCTCTGTTCAACAGATTTCCTTCTGCATCCTTCATTTCAAACCAAGTAGGAGAAACTACATTTACCCCTGGTAATGCACCAATTTTTGAAACATCCGGATTTTTACTGACGACGTGCTCCCATACGAGGTTGATCTTTCCCTCAGGCTTCCAAGCAGCTT from the Brevibacillus brevis genome contains:
- a CDS encoding glycosyl hydrolase family 18 protein; translation: MSRESGRALRPRRRKRRVFRRLFLLSFLLLAIFGSIYWFFVLRASTEHVQPYDGVKNVIVYEGSRKESTYLLESEQILLPFDFIKENIDPAIFWDEPTRSVIVTTKDKVLRMESGEIVAYLNKKPVDLRVPVKEVDGTRYVPLDPLEKLYPYSFERKADTGVLVVEKEGYEIQQAKVIAAEEKQAVRTGASHRTPIVAELSAGEVVDVLGKKESWYRVLTASGVGGFISEKSIEMTDVRKVHLEHTTATGQQQAAWKPEGKINLVWEHVVSKNPDVSKIGALPGVNVVSPTWFEMKDAEGNLLNRADPAYVKWAHKRGYKVWGLVTNGFNPDWTKSVLSSYDKRDKLIAQLLYYAHLYDLDGINIDFENVYLEEKEELVQFVRELTPYLHQQGLTVSIDVTIKSNAKQWSMFLDRKALAEVVDYVAVMTYDEHWAASPKAGSVASLPWVERGLQGVLEEVPNEKLLLGVPFYTRLWTEAKQADGTVKVSSKAYSMTKAQEWINERKLTPVLDEASGQHYVEYKDPKDGNVYKMWIEDVTSMKKRMEIVNKYDLAGAASWRRGFEVPEIWQAIDETLK